In a single window of the Necator americanus strain Aroian chromosome X, whole genome shotgun sequence genome:
- a CDS encoding hypothetical protein (NECATOR_CHRX.G22328.T1) — protein MEKIIYDFYSDLFDSHVHLPPHHLREDGQVIPEVLPSEIRHAIMSVRNRTAPGPDKIRPEHLKSLPPVLISTLARLFTRYLSECKVPKQWKTSKTVLLYKKGDPHDIGNYRPICLLSVIYKLFTRVILNGIEKVLDEGQPCEQAGFRKGFSTIDHIHTVSKLIEVSREYKMPLCLPFIDLKKASDSVETEAVVEALDNQGAPTQYIKVLRELYSNFTTGISPFYKNIIIDVKRWVRQGDTISPKIFTATLENAMRTLEWDDMGVKVDGRQLHHLLMTSY, from the coding sequence atggagaaaatcatctacgacttctactctgatctcttcgacagtcaTGTCCACttacctcctcaccatctgagggaagatggacaagtcattccagaggttctcccgtccgaaatacgacatgctatcatgtcggtaagaaatcgtacggcacccggtcccgacaaaATAAGACccgaacacctgaagagccttccgccagtactcatcagcACCCTTGcaaggctctttacacgttatctgtcggaatgcaaggttcctaaacagtggaagaccagcaagaccgtgttgttgtataaaaagggagatcctcatgacatcggcaactatcgtccaatctgcctactgtccgtcatttacaagctctttacaagagtgatccttaatgggattgaaaaagtcttggatgaaggacagccatgcgagcaagcagggtttcgaaaaggattcagcacgattgaccacattcacactgtttcgaaactcatcgaggtatcacgagagtacaagatgccgctctgtctccccttcatcgacttgaaaaaggcctccgactcagttgagacggaagcggtcgtggaagccttggacaaccaaggcgcccctactcagtacataaaggtgcttcgagagttgtacagtaacttcacgaccggaatttcgccattctacaagaacatcatcattgacgtaaAAAGGTGGGTCCggcagggtgatacaatttcacccaaaatattcacagccaccctcgagaacgcaatgcgaacgttggaatgggacgacatgggagtgaaggttgatggtcggcagctacaccatttgctgatgacatcgtactga
- a CDS encoding hypothetical protein (NECATOR_CHRX.G22327.T1), with product MWVHRSSAESAKDDVLAERMGLGCPFTLNGTNISECTSYFYLGGDERLEDVVKKTGNTRLRAHLFNTTVLPALTYASETWAFRKQEENAVSVIERAIERVMLGVSRFTQVRDGIRSSLLRQRSKIRDATAFAKKSKIRWAGHVMRFNDNRWTRSVSDWIPRDIKRTTGRPPTRWSEFFTKSFKEKYDVLRVPREKRNHSATLARDRNKWKNY from the exons atgtgggtgcatcggtcttcagctgaatctgcaaaagacgatgttcttgcggaacggatgggtctcggatgcccattcacgctcaacggaacgaacatatccgaatgcaccagctacttttatctgg gaggagacgagcggcttgaggatgtagtgaagaagaccgggaacacccggctccgtgctcacctcttcaacaccaccgtacttcctgctttgacctatgcttcggaaacctgggcatttcgcaagcaggaagaaaacgcggtgagcgtcattgaacgcgcaattgagagagtgatgctaggagtgtcccgtttcacgcaagtgagggacgggattcgaagttctcttctacgtcagcgatcaaagattagagacgccaccgcgtttgccaagaaaagtaaaataaggtgggctggacacgtgatgcgctttaatgacaaccgttggaccagatccgtgagcgactggattccccgcgatattaagcgcactacaggaagaccgccgacccgatggtcagaattcttcacgaagtccttcaaagaaaaatatgatgttcttcgtgtcccacgcgaaaagaggaaccactcggctactctggcacgcgatcggaacaaatggaagaattactga